A window of Dictyoglomus sp. genomic DNA:
TATGTTCGAAAAATCCGATGTTCACATTCATTTACCATCAGGAGCTATTCCCAAAGATGGTCCATCCGCAGGAATAACCATAGCTACTGCTCTTGCATCTGCCTTTACTGGTAGACCCGTTAAAAAGGATATAGGAATGACAGGAGAAATAACTTTAAGAGGAAAAGTGCTTCCTGTAGGAGGAATAAGAGAAAAAGTTTTAGCTGCCCATAGAGCAGGATTAACATCAGTTATTATGCCAAAAGAAAATGAGAAAGACTTAGAAGAGATTCCAGAGCAGGTTAAAAAGGAACTTAAATTCTATTTCGTAGAACATGCTGATGAAGTCCTCCAATTAGCTTTATTGGAGGTGAAAAAAGATGATACTAAAAGAAAACTTGAAGAGGTTAGGGAGTCTTAATTTTTCTCCTTTTCTTATAACTTCCCTATATTTGAATATTTCACCCTTAGAATATCCTAAGGGTGAATATAGATTGATTTGGAAAAACTTCCAAAAAGAAATATTAAATTTTTCTGCAGAAGACAGAGAAATAAAAAAATCTCTTTTGGATGATGCAGAAAAAATCTCCAATTTTCTTGATCAAGAAATTAATACTTCTGTAAATACTCTGGTTATTTTCAGCTGTAGTGCAAAAAACTGGTTCGAAGTTTATCCTCTTTATCCCTCATTAAAATCCAAGTTAGTAATAGATAAAGATCCTTATACAAAACCTATTATTAGATTATTAGCATCCCAAAATCCATATTTGATAATATTATTAGCTAAAGATAAAGCAAGAATTTTCACTTATCATTTGGGAATGTTAAAAGAAGAGGGAGAAGTTGAGAGTGAGGTTCCAAAGAAACATAAACAGGGAGGATGGGAAACATCGGACTGGCAAAGATGGCATGAAATTCATGTTATTTGGCATTTAAGGGATGTAATTGATTTTATAAAAAAAATTAATAATGATAAAAGAATCATAATAGGAGGAAGTTCTCATACTGTATCGGAATTTAAAGAGTTATTACCCAAAAACTTCAAGGAAAGAATAGTTGGAGAACTCAATCTTGAGATTACTTCTCCTATAAAGGAATTATTAGATAAAGTTGAAAAATTCATTAGTGAATATGAAGAAAGGGAAACAAGAGAGTTAGTAGAAAGAATTTTTGTGAATACCAAAAAAGGGAAAGATTCTACTTATGGATTAGAAGAGGTTGCTTTTGTGGTACATGAAGACAGAATCCAAACATTATTAGTTACAGAAAATTTTGAAAAAGAAGGATTTCAATGTCCAAAATGTTCCTATATAAGTCCATATTTAACAGAATGTCCTTTTTGCAATATAAAAATGGCGAAAAGAAATGATATTGTAGATGAAATTATAGAAGAAGCTATTAATAAAAAAGCAAAACTTATATTTATTAAAGATAAAAATTTAGGAGAAAAAATCGAAAATATTGGTGCAATTTTAAGATTTTAAAAATGGGGGGAGATAAATCCCCCCTTAATTTATAGCTTCTCCGCAACTAATCTTGTTATATCTGCTAACCTGCAAGAATATCCCCACTCATTGTCATACCAAGCAAATACTTTTACAAGATTATTTCCAATTACAATAGTTGATGGAAGATCAACAACAGTAGAATAAGTTGTTCCTTTAAAATCTCCTGAAACAAGCTCTTCCTCAGTAACACCAAGAATTCCCTTCATTTTTCCTTCTGCTGCCTTCTTAAAAGCAGAATTTACCTCCTCTACTGTTACATCCTTTTGAACTATACATACGAGATCTGTCACCGATACTGTAGGAACAGGAACTCTTAAAGCAACCCCATGCATTTTACCATCAAGTTCGGGAATAACCCTTCCAATAGCTTTTGCTGCTCCTGTTGATGTGGGGATTATATTCAATGCAGCTGCCCTTGCTCTTCTTAAATCTTTATGGGGAAGATCTAATATTCTCTGATCATTGGTATACGCATGTACAGTAGTCATTAAACCTTTCTCTATTCCAAAATTATCTAAAAGAACCTTTGCCACTGGTGCCAAACTATTTGTGGTACAAGATGCATTAGATATAATGTGATGTTTTTCTGGATCATATTTATCTTCGTTCACTCCAAGAACAATGGTAATATCTTCCCCTTTTGCAGGAGCAGAAATAATCACTTTTTTTGCCCCTCCAGAAGTTATGTGTACCTTTGCCTTATCTGCATCAGTAAAAAGTCCTGTGGACTCTATTACTATTTCAACTCCAAGTTCTTTCCAAGGAAGCTTTGCAGGATCTTTTTCAGAAAATACTCTTATTTCATGTCCATCAATAATAATTGATGTATCAGTATATTTTACTTCCCCCTTATAAATTCCATAATTGGAATCATATTTAAATAAATGGGCAAGAGTTTTTGTGTCTGTAATATCGTTTACCGCAACCACTTCAACTTTATCTTTATGAAATTCAAGTAAAGCTTTTAAGGCTTGTCTCCCCACTCTACCAAACCCGTTAATTCCTACTTTTACTGCCATAACACACCTCCATAATTAAATATTTTTCTAAAGTTAATTATATCATAGTAAAATTCGAATAGCTGTTAAAAATTCTTTAAAGTTAAATACTTAAACTAAGAAGTTTCCCTGGGACAAAAACTACTTTTTTTGGATTTTTATTGCCTAAATATTTTTTGACATTTTCTCTTTGAAGGGCAATCTTTAAGGCCTCTTCTTCGGTAATATCCGCGTTAACATCTACTCTATCTCTTACTTTTCCATTTATTTGAATGACTAAGGTTATAATTTCTTCTTTTATTAATTCAGGATTATAAGATGGCCATTGTTGTAGGTGAATACTATATTCATAACCTAATTCTTTCCAAAGTTCCTCAGTAATATGAGGAACAAAGGGAGCTAAAAGCAAAAGTAAATTTTTAATACATTCTTTAAACAGTTCAGTAGAACCATATTTATTTTTATAATCTGTTAATTCATTTAAAAATTCCATCATTGCAGCAACAGCAGTATTAAATTTGAAAGAAATTATATCCTCTGTCACTTTTTTTATGGTTTTATGAAGAATTCTTTCTAACCTTTTATCATCATTAGGATTCCTCTCTTTAACTTCACTTTCCTCTAAGACTAATCTCCAGAGTCTATTTAAGAATCTATGAGCACCTTCAACTCCTTCATCACTCCACTCCATATCAACTTCTGGAGGAGCAACAAACAATATGAAAAGTCTTGCAGTATCAGCACCATAATTTTCAACCATATAATCTACAGAAACTATATTTCCTAAAGATTTAGACATTATCTGACCGTCTTTATATACCATTCCTTGAGTAAATAATCTTTTAAAAGGCTCTTTCACAGGACTGTATCCTGCATCATATAAGACTTTTGTAATAAATCTCGAATAGAGAAGATGCAAAACTGCATGTTCTATTCCTCCTGTATATTGATCCACAGGAAGCCAATACTCTGCCTTTTCTCTTGAGAATGGCTCTTTTTCATTATGAGGATCAGTATATCGAAAATAATACCAAGAAGAATCTACAAAAGTAGCAAGAGTATCTGTTTCTCTTTTTGCATTACCACCACATTTTGGACATTTTACATTCACGAATTCTGGAACCTTTGCAAGAGGACTCTCTCCTGTTCCTGTTGGTTCAAAATCAGAAATGTCAGGAAGAAGCACTGGAAGATCTTCATAGGGTACAGGAACTATACCACAATTGGAGCAATAAATAATAGGAATAGGAGCTCCCCAATACCTTTGTCTTGATACTAGCCAATCTCTTAATTTATATTGAACCTTTCTTTTCCCAATTCCTAAGCTTTCAAATTTGTTAATAATTTCGTGCCAAAAATCAATACTTTTCATCCCACTATATTCAAAAGAATTTATCATAATCCCTTCTTCTTCATAAGGGAGTTTTGGATCTTCTTCATCATAGGGAGTAATTACAACCTTTATAGGAAGATTATATTTCAAAGCAAATTCATAATCCCTTGAGTCATGAGCAGGTACTGCCATTATTGCTCCTGTTCCATAAGTATAAAGAACATAATCTGCTACATAAATTGGAACTAACTCTTTAGTTAGTGGATGAATAGCATAACTTCCTGTAAACACTCCAGTCTTTTCCTTTTCAAAAGCTATTCTTTCAAGTTCACTCTTATTCTTTGCTTTTGCTATATATTCTCTAACTTCATTTAAATATTCAGGCTTAGTGATTTTTTCTACTAATGGATGTTCTGGGGCAAGAACTACAAAGGTAACTCCAAATATAGTATCAGGTCTTGTAGTGAACACATAAATTCTTTCCTGAGAATCTTTTACCTCAAAATAAAACTCTAAGCCTTCTGACTTTCCTATCCAGTTTTTTTGCATTAATTTAACTTTTTCAGGCCAGTGTTCCAAAGTATCCAAATCTTTAAGAAGATCTTCTGCATATTCTGTTATTTTAAAAAACCATTGTTCAAATTCCTTTTTTTCCACTTCTGTTTTGCATCTCCAACATCCTCCATCAACTACTTCTTCATTTGCAAGAACTGTTTTACAATTTGGACACCAATTTACAGGAGCCTTTTTTCTATAAGCAAGTCCTCTTTCATAAAGTTTTAAAAAGATCCATTGAGTCCATTTATAATAATCTGGAGAGCAGGCAGTAACTTCTCTATCCCAGTCATAAACCACTCCCATTTTAAATAACTGTTCCTTCATTCTTGCAATATTTTTATATGTCCATTCCTTTGGATGAACCTTATGCTTTATTGCAGCATTTTCTGCAGGTTGTCCAAAAGCATCCCAACCCATAGGATTTAAAACATTATATCCTCGCATGGTATAAAATCGAGCAATAAGATCTCCAATGGTATAATTTCTCATATGTCCCATATGAAGATCTCCAGATGGATAAGGAAACATTACTAAGGAATAGAATTTAGGTTTATCATTCCTTTCTTTTACATAATAAATCCTATCTTCTTCCCATTTTTTCTGCCATTTTGGCTCTATCTCTTGAGGATTATATTTTTTCATCTCTCTCCCTCGCTTTTTAGGATTTTTACAATTTATTGTGTATTATATATAAAGGAAGAAAGAAGGTAAAGAGATAAGTCAATCCATTATGATCCTTTCAATAATTTCTTTCCTCCAAATCTCAGCTTCATAGTTAAAACTCTATCTGTAGAGAAAATCTTTGCAGAAATGAAAATTAAAACAACAAATACTGCGAACATATAAATTATCCCATAGGCTACTATGGAATAATTCCCTAAAAGAATATTCTGAGAAGCAAGAAAGGGATGAGTGAATGGTATTGCCAATATAAAGATTTTTAAAGGTAAAGATAAAGAGTTTATATCAGAGAAAAGGGATAAAAAGTAAGGAATCATGATAAGAAATATTAAGGGTAAAGCCATACCTTGAGCACTCTTTAAATCTTCCGCCAAAACACCCAAAATTGTAGCTAATGCTAAGGCACATAGAATAGCAAGAAAGAGAGAGACTCCTAAAAGAAAATATCCAGAAGGAGTAAGTTGCAGTCCTAATTTTTGTATAACTTGAGAAGTAATATCAGAAGTTTTCACATCTCCCATAACTCCTGTCATAAAAGATCTATATCCCAACATGTATATCCCTGCTGAAATTACTCCTACAATTCCTGCTCCCATCATTTTTGCAATAACAATTTGTTTTCTGCTTATAGGTACTGTAAGTAAAGTTTCTAAGGTTTTATCCTGTTTTTCCATAGCAATAGCGGAAAGAACCATTTGAGATGAAAACATTATCACCATCATTAATATAATAGGAATAAAAATGGATTGAGAATAAACCATGTTAATCACTTGAGAAGTTGATCCCTCCGCCATTTTATCTTTCACAATAATAAACTCTTTACTTTTAATAGGATTTTTTAGATCATCGGGATCTATCTCGGGAAATTTAGATTTTAAAAAATTATTTGAAATATATCTATTAACTGAAACAATAACTTGATTTATAAGGTTAGATCCTATAGTGCTTCCTAGAGAGAAGCTTTTTATAAAGGAATATATCTCAATTTCTTTTGACTTAAATTGAGATACTGTCCTTTCAAAATCCCTTGGAATTATCATCAAGAAATTTATATTATTCTCCTTTGCATATTTGATTGCATTCTCTCTATTTTCTTCCTTTATTAATTTATTTATAAGTTTTATCCTAAAATTTCCAAAAGAAAGATTATTTAAAACCTCCATGGAAAGAGCAGATTTATCTAAATCTAAAACATAAAGATCTTTTTTTTCGATACTCTTTTTTATTTCGCTTTTTGTTAAATTACCCATAAAGCTAAAGAGGATAATCACAGCAACTAAAGAAATTATTAGCTGTGCTGTAACAAGCTCTTTAATCTCCTTTTTAAGAAGATTATTAAATTTTTTCATTGTATGACCCTCCTAAAAACTTCTTCTAAGTTTCTTGAAGAGTATTTTTCTTTTAATTCCTCAGAAGTTCCCATTTCAAGAATCTTTCCATTATCTATAAGAGCAACTCTATCGGATAGGAATTCTATTTCCAACATATTATGAGAGGAAAGAAGAACAGAAGTGCCTTCTTTTACATATTCTCTTATAATTTCCCTTACTTCTAAAGCATTTATCACATCAAGTCCTGAAGTTGGTTCATCAAGAATAGCAAGAATAGGCTTTGTCATAAGAGCCCTTGCAATAAGAAGTTTTCTAACCATTCCCTTACTGTAACTTCCTACTTTATCCTTTAATCTTTCTCCTAAGCCTGAAATCTCTATTGCTCTTTTAATAAAAATATCTTTTTCTCTTGCATCCTTAGCATAAAAATTTGCCATAAATTCCAAATAATCAATTCCTTTCATATTCTTATAGACTCCTGCTTCTTCGGGCAAATAACTAATATTCTCCCTTACAAAATCAGGGTTTTCTTTTATATTTTTCCCATTAAAGAATACTTCTCCATCGGAAGGAGAAAGAAGAGTTGCTATAATTCTTAAAGTAGTAGTCTTTCCCGCACCATTGGGACCTATAAGAGCAAAAATTTCTCCTTTTCTTACTTCAAAACTTATTCCCTTTAATGCAGAAATATTTCCATAATTCTTTTTAAGATTCTTAACCTGAAGAATTATTTCCATCAAAATTCCTCCTTCCTATTTAATCGTTTTTTTAAGTATAACATACATAAATAAAAAAAATTAAATTTGGGTTAGACAACTCGAAATAATTGCAAAAATTTTTCACTAAGTATATAATATAAATGAAAAAATTTTTCATTAAGGAGAAACGAGAATGGAGTTAAGAAAAACTTTTAAGGATCTTGGATTAAGAATGAGTAAACAAAGAGTAGCAATTCTAGAATTTTTTGAGGAAAATAAAGAAGGACATTTCTCACTAAATGAAATTCATGAAAAACTATCTCAAAAAAATAAAAATATTTCTTTCACCTCTGTTTACAGAACATGTAAATTACTTGAAAAATTAGGATTAATAAGACAGATTTCCTTTGAAGAAAGACATATACACTACGAAAGTAATCTAACCCCACATCTTCATTATCAATGTCTTATATGTGGAAAAATTGTAGAAGAAAATCCAGAGTGGTTGAAGGAATGGAAAAAAGAATTAGATAGTAGTAATTTCTTAATAACCTCTTACAGGGTTCAAATTTATGGGGTTTGTAAAGATTGCCAGAGTAAATATCCAGAAGATGTAAAAAGAAAGTTAAATATGGGGGTATAACCATGGTAAAAGCCCTTTTGGAAATGAATAAAGGAGAAAAAGGAAAGATCCTATCGATAAAAGGAGGAAAAGGAAGAATATTAAGACTAGCAGAATTAGGAATAATTCCAGGAGAAGAGATAATCCTCATGCAGAAAAGTTTTGGCCCTATAATTGTTAAAGTAAAAGATACAAACTTAGCTTTAGGAAGAGTTATTGCTCAAAATATAATAGTAGAGGTGGAGAATGGAAAAAAAGAAGATTAGAGTCGCTCTTTGTGGAAATCCTAATGTAGGAAAAAGTACCATTTTTAATCTTCTTACTGGGTTAAGACAGCATACTGGCAATTGGCCAGGCAAAACTGTAGAAAAGAAAGAGGGAATACATATAAAGGACAATTACGTTTTAGAAATTATTGATCTTCCTGGTACATATAGCCTTACATCCCGCTCTGTAGAAGAAATTATTGCAAGGGATTTTATAATTAAGGAAAAACCAGATATTATTGTAGTTATTGCAGATGCCTCATCTTTAGAAAGAAACCTTTATCTTCTCTCTCAAATTTTAGAATTATACTCTCAGGTTATTTTAGCTTTGAATATGATCGATCTTCTCTCTGAAAAAAAATATAGAGTAGATTTTAAAAAATTAGAAGAAAAACTAGGAATTCCAGTAATTCCCATGATAGCAAATAAAGGAATAGGGATTGAAGAGTTAGTAGATAAAATTATAAAGATTTTTGAAGGACAACAAAAATATTTACCCCAGAAGGTAGATTATGGTGATCTAGAAGAAATTATTGGAAGAATAGAAGAAAAATTACCAAAAGATCTGCATGGATATAATTCACGATTTATAGCTATAAAATTGTTAGAAGGTGATGAG
This region includes:
- the gap gene encoding type I glyceraldehyde-3-phosphate dehydrogenase, with product MAVKVGINGFGRVGRQALKALLEFHKDKVEVVAVNDITDTKTLAHLFKYDSNYGIYKGEVKYTDTSIIIDGHEIRVFSEKDPAKLPWKELGVEIVIESTGLFTDADKAKVHITSGGAKKVIISAPAKGEDITIVLGVNEDKYDPEKHHIISNASCTTNSLAPVAKVLLDNFGIEKGLMTTVHAYTNDQRILDLPHKDLRRARAAALNIIPTSTGAAKAIGRVIPELDGKMHGVALRVPVPTVSVTDLVCIVQKDVTVEEVNSAFKKAAEGKMKGILGVTEEELVSGDFKGTTYSTVVDLPSTIVIGNNLVKVFAWYDNEWGYSCRLADITRLVAEKL
- the leuS gene encoding leucine--tRNA ligase; this translates as MKKYNPQEIEPKWQKKWEEDRIYYVKERNDKPKFYSLVMFPYPSGDLHMGHMRNYTIGDLIARFYTMRGYNVLNPMGWDAFGQPAENAAIKHKVHPKEWTYKNIARMKEQLFKMGVVYDWDREVTACSPDYYKWTQWIFLKLYERGLAYRKKAPVNWCPNCKTVLANEEVVDGGCWRCKTEVEKKEFEQWFFKITEYAEDLLKDLDTLEHWPEKVKLMQKNWIGKSEGLEFYFEVKDSQERIYVFTTRPDTIFGVTFVVLAPEHPLVEKITKPEYLNEVREYIAKAKNKSELERIAFEKEKTGVFTGSYAIHPLTKELVPIYVADYVLYTYGTGAIMAVPAHDSRDYEFALKYNLPIKVVITPYDEEDPKLPYEEEGIMINSFEYSGMKSIDFWHEIINKFESLGIGKRKVQYKLRDWLVSRQRYWGAPIPIIYCSNCGIVPVPYEDLPVLLPDISDFEPTGTGESPLAKVPEFVNVKCPKCGGNAKRETDTLATFVDSSWYYFRYTDPHNEKEPFSREKAEYWLPVDQYTGGIEHAVLHLLYSRFITKVLYDAGYSPVKEPFKRLFTQGMVYKDGQIMSKSLGNIVSVDYMVENYGADTARLFILFVAPPEVDMEWSDEGVEGAHRFLNRLWRLVLEESEVKERNPNDDKRLERILHKTIKKVTEDIISFKFNTAVAAMMEFLNELTDYKNKYGSTELFKECIKNLLLLLAPFVPHITEELWKELGYEYSIHLQQWPSYNPELIKEEIITLVIQINGKVRDRVDVNADITEEEALKIALQRENVKKYLGNKNPKKVVFVPGKLLSLSI
- a CDS encoding ABC transporter permease — encoded protein: MKKFNNLLKKEIKELVTAQLIISLVAVIILFSFMGNLTKSEIKKSIEKKDLYVLDLDKSALSMEVLNNLSFGNFRIKLINKLIKEENRENAIKYAKENNINFLMIIPRDFERTVSQFKSKEIEIYSFIKSFSLGSTIGSNLINQVIVSVNRYISNNFLKSKFPEIDPDDLKNPIKSKEFIIVKDKMAEGSTSQVINMVYSQSIFIPIILMMVIMFSSQMVLSAIAMEKQDKTLETLLTVPISRKQIVIAKMMGAGIVGVISAGIYMLGYRSFMTGVMGDVKTSDITSQVIQKLGLQLTPSGYFLLGVSLFLAILCALALATILGVLAEDLKSAQGMALPLIFLIMIPYFLSLFSDINSLSLPLKIFILAIPFTHPFLASQNILLGNYSIVAYGIIYMFAVFVVLIFISAKIFSTDRVLTMKLRFGGKKLLKGS
- a CDS encoding ABC transporter ATP-binding protein, with the translated sequence MEIILQVKNLKKNYGNISALKGISFEVRKGEIFALIGPNGAGKTTTLRIIATLLSPSDGEVFFNGKNIKENPDFVRENISYLPEEAGVYKNMKGIDYLEFMANFYAKDAREKDIFIKRAIEISGLGERLKDKVGSYSKGMVRKLLIARALMTKPILAILDEPTSGLDVINALEVREIIREYVKEGTSVLLSSHNMLEIEFLSDRVALIDNGKILEMGTSEELKEKYSSRNLEEVFRRVIQ
- a CDS encoding transcriptional repressor, with translation MELRKTFKDLGLRMSKQRVAILEFFEENKEGHFSLNEIHEKLSQKNKNISFTSVYRTCKLLEKLGLIRQISFEERHIHYESNLTPHLHYQCLICGKIVEENPEWLKEWKKELDSSNFLITSYRVQIYGVCKDCQSKYPEDVKRKLNMGV
- a CDS encoding ferrous iron transport protein A — its product is MVKALLEMNKGEKGKILSIKGGKGRILRLAELGIIPGEEIILMQKSFGPIIVKVKDTNLALGRVIAQNIIVEVENGKKED